The genomic segment CCCTGTCTTACCCCAGAACGTCGCAAAGTTAGAATTTTGCAGCAGTATTAACCCATCACTATCGAGCAGTACAAAAGCTTCAGAGATACTTTCTATAGCATCAATAAAACGTTGTTTAAAGATATTGGCATCTTCATTGGCTTGCTTAAGTGCGCGGTGACTATGTTCGACCTCTGCTAAAGTTTCATTTAAAATTTGGGTTTTTTCTCTGACTTGTTCGGCTAAGTGCACGGAATGTTCAAACGCTGCATATGGCGCATATTGATTACCACCACCTTGTTCAACTCTTGAAATTAGTGCTTCGTTAATTTTTTTTAGCTTGGTGTTTTCAGCCCTCAACAGAGTTAACTCATGCTGTAAATCTTGCTCGCTCATTCGTTACCTCCGGCGATAAATACGCCGGTAAACGTTTGATTTAGATGCGTGCCATCAATATGTTCACCATAGGTGTTGAAGCCACGAATGTTGTATCGTTGCTGGAGGAGCTTAGCTTGTTCAAGTTGCTCGCGCTGCTCTATTTCGAGACGGCGTAAGAAACAGTCGCAGGTCAAAACTAGTTCAGGTTCACCGTACTGAGAGGTCATGCGTGTCAATTCGCTGGTAAGTGATGTGAAAATATCATCCATTACTACCGTACTTAGCACAATGCCTACATCTACGGCGCAGTAGAAGGTCAGACTCAAGTCTTCTTCATTCACTTTTTGAATGGAACGGATGTAGTATTGGCCTCCTACTTTAACCGCCAAAGGATATAGAGCGAATAACTCTGGACTTAGCTCTTCTACTGTTACATTTAATAACCGTGCGTACTCCAGTGCAGCCGGCTCAGCATTTAATTCAAACACGGTACGACTGTCAGCATTCGCATCCGTTACTACGACTTTACTGGTGGGGAATTTGATATGGTTACAACTAAATACTTCAAAGGCACATGTGGTATTTACCATTAGCACAATAGCTGCATTTTGATAGAAGGATCCCTGATAAAACACATGGGTGGTGGCTAAATGTATATCATCACCAGCAGAGCCGCCAAAGTGTGGTATGCCCCCTGAGGCAGAATTAAGAGTCACCAAAAATTGTTCTTCATCGGCAGATAAACCATCGAGTAACGTCAATAAGAAGGAATTATTTTTAATTGCAGCAAGGTTTTTGACATAGCAATTTTCGGTTAACCTATTAATCGTTTCTTGTGCATCTATTAAGGTGAAATTCTCCATTGACTCAACAATTTGAGCACTGATTGCAAAATGAGAAGCGCTAAAGCCAATGGCGATAATCGAATGTTGTTCATAGCCATTAGGGGTAATTTCACCGGCAGTGGTGCAACCGACTAAATCAACGTCGACAAAGGCAGACGCCATGTTGTTTGCTAAGCGCTCTAGCGAATACACTGATGAGCAATAAAAAAGTACAAATGCAATGTGAGGATCCGACAGTTGTTGACGTAATTCCTGGGCAGCAGTCTCTGGGTCAATGGAGCGGGTAATGGCTGTTATTGTTTTTATATTGGACATTATTTAAAGCCTTTATTGTGTGTTGCGATCCGAGGCCTAGTACTACGTGACGACAGCTCTCTTTTCTCATCATATAGTGCAAAATGCTTTTACCAAAGCGGATGAGTCGCTTAAATATTAGCGTTTGGACTGTGTTCAAATTTCACTGATTTTGTAAAAAAACTAGCGCAATCTCGGTTATTTTCTATGTGTTGCTTCATTTTACTTCTCGTATTTTCAATGATTTTTTATTGTATTTGTCTACGACACAAAGTTGGGGACTCTCAATGGTAACAAGGCACTCAAGACATTGAATACATTCAGTATAATTAATGTTACCAGTAGGCTCGATAGCGTCTATCCCACATTTTTTATTGCGACAAAGTTGACAAGGACTGCCACATTCTTTGCGGCGCGTTAGCCATTTAAACAAAGGGTAACGTCCAAGCACAGCCAAGCCTGCACCTAAAGGACATAAATAACGACAGTACACCTTATGAATTTTCAAACTCAGAACCAGCAATAGCAGAGCATAAAGAACGAATGGCCAGTAGCGTATAAAGTTTAATGTAATCGATGTTTTGAAGGGTTCAATTTCGGCTAGCTTTTCCGCCATGGTCAGGGAATAGAACGAACTTCCCACTAGCCCTAAAAGTATCCAATACTTTAACTTCTGGGCTAACTTGTGATGCTTTGGTGATATTTTTAGTTGGCGAATACGTAGCTTCGTTGCCAGCATAGCCATAAATTCTTGAAGTGCGCCAAAAGGACAAAGCCAACCACAAAACACCCCTCGACCCCATAAAAATACGGTCACGAACACAAATACCCACAATATAAAAATAACGGGATCGAGTAAAAAGACCGTGATGTTGAAATCGGTACCCAAGGCGAGGAGTAGAGTGTAAATATTCACCACCGAAAGTTGGCCTTGAGCGTAGAAACCGACATAAAGCAGTACAAACGTTAAACAGGCGAAACGCAGTCGATGCACATTGGTCTGGCTTGTAGCCAGAGAACGTTGAGTAACGAACACCCACAGAACGAGTAGCAGATAAAGCACGGTGAGGCCAATTTGCGCGGCTCGATCTAACCATATTTGTTGCCATAACGGTAGTTGGCTGGTTTTACTTAAGTCATCAGGTGTTACTTCAAACAAGTCTGCACTTGGGGCACTTGTATAAGAAAAAGTATGTTCCTGTTGATTCAAGAATGACGATTGGTAAGTCACGGATAGGTTTAAATTGATCGGTTGACTGATATCAAATCCCGATTGAGATTTGATGCGGAACACACGTTGATCTTTAAATTTTGGTAATGCTAAAGCAAATGTTGGTGGGTAGAAGCTGTAAAAATCTATGTCTCGTACATCTACGGGAAACCCACCTTGTTCAGCGCTTAATCGACTGGAGGTTGTTTGGGGAATAAATTCTTTACTAATGAAAGAATATTGTCCTTTGGTGAACAGCATCAACGCATGCTCACCGGGTGACAATTCTTCTAAAAGTCGTATGTACTCTTCGTCACCCAATAGATTTCTTCCGATTATGGGGATATTGACGAATGCTGCGTAAATATCAATAAAGTCATCATGGCCATCCGCTAAGCTTTTAACTGTTTGCGAGAGCTTTGACGATATGTTCATTGCCTCTTTTGTGCTTACTACCCATTGATGAATATATTTTTTTTCGAGCAGTTGATTGAAGGTTAAAGGTTGATAGAAATCTTGTTTAATTTGATGAGGTTGCGTCGCTAAAAATCCGTCAAGCTTTTGTCTAGCAACCTTAAGTGCCGAAGCAATGATGGTGTCATTGATAACAAGCACGGAAATTGTCGCTCGGGTGACACCATCAAAGTAGGTAGTGTCTTCTGCGTGTTGTTCACGACTATTAATAATGAAACGTTCTTTGATTGAGTGTCCAGGATATTGGGCGATAAAGGTGAACATCGCTTCTTCTCCCAAGCCGTGCAAAAAAATCGGTTCATTGTGGGTTAAAACCTTGATACCCGTGATGATACCTTTGGTATCTAAACCGATGAGAAGGTTAATTGTTTGGCCTGAGAACCCAATAAATTGTGTGAAATCGTCGGACTCAAAGGTATATCCCAATAATTCATTTAATTGATATACAGGCGTAATGGCAAGGTCTTCAAGCGGTGCGTCGATTCTGGTTGCGCTTGGAAATAATTGTGCGATGTTCTTAGGGACTGTGTCCGCGCGACTGATCCCTGAAAAAAGGAACATCAGCGTGCCAATACCCAGCGCTAGGTAATTAAATAGGTAAGATATACGCATATCGGATCAGCGAATAAATGTACATACCACCTGTAGATAGAATCAGGTGGTATGTACTTCTTCAGCTTAGAAGAAACCTAATGGAGCAGTGTCATAACTAACCAACAGGTTCTTGGTTTGTTGATAATGATCCAACATCATTTTGTGCGTTTCGCGGCCTATACCAGATTTTTTGTATCCGCCAAAGGCTGCGTGAGCCGGGTATAGGTGATAGCAGTTGGTCCACACGCGACCTGATTCTATTGCTCTGCCCATTTTGTGCGCTAAATTCGCATCTCGGGTCCAAACGCCGGCACCCAAACCGTACGCGGTATCATTAGCGATAGCGACTGCCTCTTCTGGCGTTTTAAACGTTGTTACTGAAATGACAGGTCCAAAAATTTCTTCTTGGAAAACACGCATTGAATTGTCGCCTTTAAGGATAGTCGGTTGAATATAGTAACCATCATCGATTGCCGGAGCTGATTCTTCAGAGAACCCTCCAGTTAACACTGAAGCGCCTTCTTCTCGACCAATGTCGATGTACCCCATAATTTTATCAAACTGAATTTTCGATACCTGAGCGCCTACCATGGTGGCCTCGTCAAGAGGGTTACCACGAATAATTTTCTTTGTTTTTTCAAGTACTCGCTGCATGAACTCGTCGAAAATATCTTCTTGAACAAGGGCACGCGAAGGACAGGTACAGACTTCACCTTGATTAAAGAAACCTAATGCGAAACCTTCGGCGCACTTGTCCAGATAGTCGTCTTCAAAATTGGTGATGTCTTTGAAGAAAATATTTGGCGATTTTCCCCCAAGTTCTACCGTAGAAGGGATCAGGTTCTCAGCTGCACATTTTAATATGTGGCCTCCTACTGCGGTTGAACCTGTAAACGCGATTTTGGCGATCCGAGTACTGGTTGCTAGGGCTTCGCCAGCCTCTTTGCCATATCCATTCACAATATTAAGCACACCTGCGGGCACGATATCCGCAATCAATTCAGTCAATACGAGGATACTCGCAGGCGTTTGTTCGGCAGGTTTAAGCACGACGCAATTTCCTGCAGCGAGTGCAGGTGCTAATTTCCACGCGGCCATTAGAATAGGGAAGTTCCATGGAATGATTTGCCCAACAACACCCATTGGCTCATGAAAGTGATAGGCCACGGTGTTATCATCAATTTGTGAAAGAGTGCCTTCTTGAGCTCGAATACACCCTGCGTAATAGCGAAAGTGGTCGATTGCCAATGGAATATCTGCACCCATAGTTTCTCTGATGGGCTTACCATTGTCCCAAGTTTCTGCAACCGCGAGTTTGGTGAGGTTCTCTTCTAGACGGTCAGCAATTTTTAGTAATATATTTGAGCGTTCTTGCACCGAGGTTTTACCCCAAGTGTCTTTTGCTGCGTGTGCAGCGTCAATAGCTAGTTCGATGTCTTCTGCACTAGAGCGCGGGATCTCACAAAAATCTTCGCCTGTAACAGGGGTTAGGTTTTTAAAGTAAACACCTTTAACTGGCGCTACCCATTCACCGCCGATAAAGTTTTCATATTTTTCTTTAAAATTGATTACAGCATCAGCGCTGCCTGGGTTTGCATAGATCATAATGTACCTCGTATCATTGACTGGAAAATTCAGCTTATGTTTCATTTAAAGGATTTGCCCTTAAGGAATGAAGCCAATGTGTTAGTTCGGGTACTAGAATAGGCGGCAAGCGTCGCTAAGCACCATGCTCCCTTTGCACAAAAAAACTCATACTTTAGATGTAGGATATAGGTCTACTGCGGGGTATAGGGTGTTTCTGGGTTGATATTGTAGATTGAAATAGTCCAATCGCGGGACTAAAAGCCCTCAGAAATGAAGAGGGCGAATTTTAATAAAATATACACATAGGGTACGACAATCGACTAATCGAAAGCTTGCTCCAGAGTTTGGTCCCCGTTAAACAGCTCGTATACTGCATTGATCAATTGCTTATTGCCTAAGGCAAACACTAATGCGTCAGCAACGTCTTCTCTGGTGATAACCATTTGTTCTCGACTATCAGGTTTAGTGGTTTGGAAGCCGCCTTTGGCTTCTTCGTTTTGCAAACCTCCTGGGCGCAAAATCGTATAGGGCACGCCACTATTAATCAGGTGTTCATCTGCCATGTGCTTAGCGACTAAATAGGGTTTCATTTCATCTGAGCCTTGCGCTGGGTCGTCTGCTCCTATCGAACTTATCATGACAAACTGCGATACCGTGTTTGTTTTGGCGTAATCAGCTGCCTTGCATGCGGCCCATAGGTCTATCAACATAGTTTTGTCGGCCCCTGTGCTGCCCCCAGAGCCTGCGGCAAAAATCACATTGCTACACCCTTTAAAGGCGTGACTAAAGTCCTGTTCTAAATCCGCTTCTACAATTTCTAAGTGGTCGCTCGTTATGTCACTTAATTTTGCCTTATCTCTGACAAGTGCGACTACCTTGTGTCCTTTGGTGACGAGCTGTTTAGTGGCCATTTTTCCGATCTGCCCGCTAGCGCCTATGATCAAGGTCTTACTCATATGTTGTTCTCCTAAAGTCTAGTATTCCTCATGTAAAAAAACCGCTTATGATGACGGTGATGGTTTTATAAAGTTGAGCATATCTTTGCTCATGGCTTAATAACACTGGGGTCTTATTAATGCTTTTCAATGAATAAGACGTTATTAGCATTTACATGACGATTTATGCGATAAAGGATAACAGGAGGAAAACTTACCGAAGGTTTAGCGATTAATGTTCGTTTTTCACATTATTTGAGTTCATGCTTTAAATGTGAACAAGTAAACAACGATCTCATCACACAATACTTGTTTTTTAAAACGCAGCCCCAAACTCTGTTTATAGCAACAAGAAAATGTACATTGAAAAAGTACAGTAAAGAAGTAACGTTAATTCAAAAGGAAAACCTATGAAAATAAATCTTTCAGGTCACCATGTAGATTTAAGCGATACCGTAAAAGAGCACGTTAACGAAAAATTCTCTAAATTAGCCAGTCACTTTCCAACGCTAATTTCCCTCGATATTATTATTTCCAAAGAGCATGGTGAGTTTGATGTAGAGATCAGCACCCACTATGAAGGCACTCGTATTTCTGCTTCAGCTGAAAATTCTGTAATGTACCCAGCCATTTCTAAAGCGGCGAAAAAATTAGACGCGGCCCTTAAACATCGTAAAGGTCAGTTGAAAGGCGATTTACACAAGAAGCCTGAATGCACCACAGCCGATATTGCGCACGAGATAATTCAAGAGATGGATTTGCGCTAAGCATAAGGTTTTCTTAGTTTTATTCGTAGCCGCTCTTTGAGCGGCTTTTTTATGGGAGAATAGCGACCTTACTATGGCCTTGCGCACGATACTAGACACTCAGCAGAGGGTTGATTACCATGCGCCATCCAGTGGTTTGCCGCTACTTTATAAATTCAGTAACCTAATGTGAGAGCACAGTGTTGATTAACGAACTTCAATTTCAATTTGGCAGTGGACAAGAGGCGAACCGGTTCCTCAACGAATTAACACACTGGACATCTTCGTCAGGTCATATTTCGGTAAAAGCTAAATTGGCAAAAGGCTCTGATACGGTCAGCGTTAAATATCAATTCGATGGAAAAGGTTTTGATTACACGAGCTCAGAACTAGACGATTTAGCCCGTCAATATGGTGGTGAAGAGATTTAAGCGCTGAGAAAGTAAGATAAAAGACCCATGTGAATAGATACATGGGCCTAAGTTTATTTAGCGTTCTGAGGTACTTGGTTGTGAGGTGCTAGGATGAAACGTGGTTACCACCTCTTCAATCTGTTCCCTTAACCACATATGAGCATGGTCGTGATCGGCACTGACATGCCAATACAAAAAATACTCCACAGGTGCTAGTTCAAATGGCAACTCATAAATTGAGCATTCATAGTGTTTAGCCAAATGATAGGGAATGCAGGCAATTAAGTCAGTTTTGACTATGACTGCTGGAACGGTTAAGAAATGCTGTCCTCTCATCACGACGCGGCGTTTTAAATTCAATCTGTCTAACGCTACATCGATTGGGCCTGCGCCCGTTCGCCGCTGAGATATATTAATATGACCCAGTTGCAAGAACGTATCTAGATTAAGCCCTTGACTAAGTGCTGGGTGGTTTCGCCGCGCAATCACAACAAATCTATCTTCTGCAATCTTTTGCTTACACAGGTGTGGATCAACAAACGCTGACGAGGCATCAGCATAGAAATCTAAACTGCCGCTGGCCATGGAGGAAACAATATTGCTGCGCGAGATATCATAGTTCGTCAGGGTAATATTGGGCGCAATACTCTGCAACCTAGCCGTTAACCTTGGCATGATGCTGGCTTCGAGTAGGTCTCTGGCTGCGAAGTTATAGCTAATTTCAGCCGTTGCCGGATCAAACGTGTGGCTCTCTTGAACACTTTTACGTAGTAGCCCTAGTGCTTCTCGGGCGGGCCCTATAATATTTTGTGCCGCAGGAGTAGGGGTCATACTATGGCCCGTACGAACAAACAACGGGTCGTTTAGCATCTCTCGTAAGCGTGCGAGTGAGTTACTGACAGCCGGTTGAGTTATACATAAAACGTCAGCGGCTTTGGTTAGACTGCCAGCGGTATAAATCGCATCAAACACGGCAAAAAGATTAAGATCTATTCTATTTAAATTCATAGTATTTTCACTTTACGCTCTGATTAGGCTTAGAGTAGCCTAAATAGTCCATCATTTGAGGTAATGTTGAATTATACAGAACATTCATTGAATTAATAGATTGGTCAGGCATTTTTGCAGCGAAAAAATGTAATAAAGTACGTTAATTCAAACATATAGCTATAGTTAAACGGTGTTTATTACTGATAGGTATAAAAAAACCACCGGAGCAGGTGGTTTTTTTACAAGGTTTACAATTTTAGTAATTCGCATTACCCGGCGTACGTGGGAACGCAATGACGTCTCGTACATTTTGCATGCCAGTCACATAAGCGACTAATCGCTCGAAACCGAGACCGAAGCCTGAATGTGGAACGGTGCCATAACGGCGAAGGTCGCGATACCAGCTGTAGTCTTCTTGACTTAAGCCCATTTCGGCTAAGCGGCGATCGAATACATCAAGGCGTTCTTCACGTTGTGAGCCACCTATAATTTCACCTATGCCTGGGGCAAGTACGTCCATAGCGGCAACGGTTTTATTGTCGTCGTTGATGCGCATGTAAAATGCTTTAATATCTTTCGGGTAGTTTTGCATGATAATAGGCGCGCCAACATGCTCTTCTGCTAAATAACGTTCGTGCTCAGACGAAAGGTCGACTCCCCACGATACTGGGAATTCGAACTTCTTGCCGCAATTTTGCAAGATCTCGATAGCGTCGGTGTAATCCATGCGCACAAAATCTTGCTCTATCACTTTTTCCAATCGGGTAATAGCATCTTTATTGATACGTTGTGCAAAAAAGGCCATGTCATCTGCACGTTCCGCTAATACCGCCTTGAACACGTATTTAAGAAGGTCTTCAGACAATTGAGCAATATCACTCAGATCGGCAAATGCGACTTCTGGCTCTATCATCCAAAACTCAGCTAAATGTCGGCTTGTATTTGAGTTTTCAGCACGGAACGTTGGGCCAAAGGTATAGATTTTCGACATTGCTGTGGCATAGGTTTCACCATTTAACTGTCCTGATACGGTTAAAAAGGTTTC from the Paraglaciecola mesophila genome contains:
- a CDS encoding aldehyde dehydrogenase family protein — protein: MIYANPGSADAVINFKEKYENFIGGEWVAPVKGVYFKNLTPVTGEDFCEIPRSSAEDIELAIDAAHAAKDTWGKTSVQERSNILLKIADRLEENLTKLAVAETWDNGKPIRETMGADIPLAIDHFRYYAGCIRAQEGTLSQIDDNTVAYHFHEPMGVVGQIIPWNFPILMAAWKLAPALAAGNCVVLKPAEQTPASILVLTELIADIVPAGVLNIVNGYGKEAGEALATSTRIAKIAFTGSTAVGGHILKCAAENLIPSTVELGGKSPNIFFKDITNFEDDYLDKCAEGFALGFFNQGEVCTCPSRALVQEDIFDEFMQRVLEKTKKIIRGNPLDEATMVGAQVSKIQFDKIMGYIDIGREEGASVLTGGFSEESAPAIDDGYYIQPTILKGDNSMRVFQEEIFGPVISVTTFKTPEEAVAIANDTAYGLGAGVWTRDANLAHKMGRAIESGRVWTNCYHLYPAHAAFGGYKKSGIGRETHKMMLDHYQQTKNLLVSYDTAPLGFF
- a CDS encoding LysR family transcriptional regulator, with protein sequence MNLNRIDLNLFAVFDAIYTAGSLTKAADVLCITQPAVSNSLARLREMLNDPLFVRTGHSMTPTPAAQNIIGPAREALGLLRKSVQESHTFDPATAEISYNFAARDLLEASIMPRLTARLQSIAPNITLTNYDISRSNIVSSMASGSLDFYADASSAFVDPHLCKQKIAEDRFVVIARRNHPALSQGLNLDTFLQLGHINISQRRTGAGPIDVALDRLNLKRRVVMRGQHFLTVPAVIVKTDLIACIPYHLAKHYECSIYELPFELAPVEYFLYWHVSADHDHAHMWLREQIEEVVTTFHPSTSQPSTSER
- the nosP gene encoding nitric oxide-sensing protein NosP, whose translation is MSNIKTITAITRSIDPETAAQELRQQLSDPHIAFVLFYCSSVYSLERLANNMASAFVDVDLVGCTTAGEITPNGYEQHSIIAIGFSASHFAISAQIVESMENFTLIDAQETINRLTENCYVKNLAAIKNNSFLLTLLDGLSADEEQFLVTLNSASGGIPHFGGSAGDDIHLATTHVFYQGSFYQNAAIVLMVNTTCAFEVFSCNHIKFPTSKVVVTDANADSRTVFELNAEPAALEYARLLNVTVEELSPELFALYPLAVKVGGQYYIRSIQKVNEEDLSLTFYCAVDVGIVLSTVVMDDIFTSLTSELTRMTSQYGEPELVLTCDCFLRRLEIEQREQLEQAKLLQQRYNIRGFNTYGEHIDGTHLNQTFTGVFIAGGNE
- a CDS encoding 4Fe-4S binding protein; this translates as MRISYLFNYLALGIGTLMFLFSGISRADTVPKNIAQLFPSATRIDAPLEDLAITPVYQLNELLGYTFESDDFTQFIGFSGQTINLLIGLDTKGIITGIKVLTHNEPIFLHGLGEEAMFTFIAQYPGHSIKERFIINSREQHAEDTTYFDGVTRATISVLVINDTIIASALKVARQKLDGFLATQPHQIKQDFYQPLTFNQLLEKKYIHQWVVSTKEAMNISSKLSQTVKSLADGHDDFIDIYAAFVNIPIIGRNLLGDEEYIRLLEELSPGEHALMLFTKGQYSFISKEFIPQTTSSRLSAEQGGFPVDVRDIDFYSFYPPTFALALPKFKDQRVFRIKSQSGFDISQPINLNLSVTYQSSFLNQQEHTFSYTSAPSADLFEVTPDDLSKTSQLPLWQQIWLDRAAQIGLTVLYLLLVLWVFVTQRSLATSQTNVHRLRFACLTFVLLYVGFYAQGQLSVVNIYTLLLALGTDFNITVFLLDPVIFILWVFVFVTVFLWGRGVFCGWLCPFGALQEFMAMLATKLRIRQLKISPKHHKLAQKLKYWILLGLVGSSFYSLTMAEKLAEIEPFKTSITLNFIRYWPFVLYALLLLVLSLKIHKVYCRYLCPLGAGLAVLGRYPLFKWLTRRKECGSPCQLCRNKKCGIDAIEPTGNINYTECIQCLECLVTIESPQLCVVDKYNKKSLKIREVK
- a CDS encoding SDR family oxidoreductase; amino-acid sequence: MSKTLIIGASGQIGKMATKQLVTKGHKVVALVRDKAKLSDITSDHLEIVEADLEQDFSHAFKGCSNVIFAAGSGGSTGADKTMLIDLWAACKAADYAKTNTVSQFVMISSIGADDPAQGSDEMKPYLVAKHMADEHLINSGVPYTILRPGGLQNEEAKGGFQTTKPDSREQMVITREDVADALVFALGNKQLINAVYELFNGDQTLEQAFD
- the asnS gene encoding asparagine--tRNA ligase — protein: MAQAPVADIFAGQYSVGQQVTVKGWVRTRRDSKAGLSFIALHDGSCFDPIQVIALNTLNNYADIQRLTTSCSIIATGVLKESQGQGQSLEIEASEVEIIGWVENPDTYPMAPKRHSLEYLREHAHLRPRTNVIGAVTRVRNCLSQAIHRFFHENGYCWVSTPILTASDTEGAGEMFRVSTLDMMNVPTTEQGQVDFSQDFFGKETFLTVSGQLNGETYATAMSKIYTFGPTFRAENSNTSRHLAEFWMIEPEVAFADLSDIAQLSEDLLKYVFKAVLAERADDMAFFAQRINKDAITRLEKVIEQDFVRMDYTDAIEILQNCGKKFEFPVSWGVDLSSEHERYLAEEHVGAPIIMQNYPKDIKAFYMRINDDNKTVAAMDVLAPGIGEIIGGSQREERLDVFDRRLAEMGLSQEDYSWYRDLRRYGTVPHSGFGLGFERLVAYVTGMQNVRDVIAFPRTPGNANY
- the hpf gene encoding ribosome hibernation-promoting factor, HPF/YfiA family — encoded protein: MKINLSGHHVDLSDTVKEHVNEKFSKLASHFPTLISLDIIISKEHGEFDVEISTHYEGTRISASAENSVMYPAISKAAKKLDAALKHRKGQLKGDLHKKPECTTADIAHEIIQEMDLR